CCAAGCTTGTGGTAGATTCAATTTCAGAATTAAAAAGGTTTAAGAGCCTAGAAGGAATCGTGATTCGGAAGTTGCAGAACATGTATTATATATTGTCAGTTACTTTCTGAATTGTCCAGTCCTATATATAAATTGTCCAGTCCTTTGCAGCAGGACGTGTAGAAACTAGAAAGAAAGAGGTAAAAAATGGGTTGTATCATATGTAAGATTAACGTGATTTGTCTCAGAAATTGTAGCAGAAGCTGGTGGCGATCGCCcgagttatattatatattgtcagTTACTTTCTGAATCAGTGAACAGTGATGAAGCAAAACTAGCTTCTCTGCATAAAGGTGAAGTGAGCTCCAGCAGTGGGGAGGGACACAAAATTCAAACTCAGTAGGTTGAAATTTCAGTAGACCACATTTGATTCTAGAAATGCTTAGCCAATTCATTCATGGAAATAATTATACGCAAGCCACCCTGCATAAACCTGACTTGAGCTCCAGCAACTCAGGTTTTGTCCACTTTCTCTTTTACCAGACACAGATAATTTTGCCAGTCAATCTCAAGGAAAAGAAAacgataaataaatagatatcaTACACAGCACTCAACCATTTGAGTCCTCCCAAAACCTTTGTCTCGACCCGATCATCACATCATTCAGCATCAATGTCCACTCCACTTCTTATGAGGTAAGATACTGCAATGAACTGTGACATTGCCAACTCATCAGTACTTAATTTTCACAACCCTTAGTTTCTTAATTAGCTAGATATATacagaaataaaacaaaacatttctATCATGGTGGGGCTTTCTGGACATATATGAACAACTAGAAAGATCAACCATAACGAATAAAGGATGCAAGGACTACCGTTCTATAAATTAAGTCGGTAGTATAGCATTAATTAGTATTGTCATTTTCTGCTGAGATGATATTGCAAATTATACTCTGTAATCCAAAAGCTAAAAGCTTTAAGGTTATGTATAATAATTCATAGGTTTGGGATCCAATTGCaccattttattcattttttttctcatattatattatattatttatttttattgtttctaattTACTACTCACAgtaaacatatacatacataaatacatatacatatacatatatacatatatacatatatataagaagcAGATGATCAATCGATCTCTAGCCACAGATCTTAGCGTTTGTCGTTTCGTTTTTCGTTTGCAAAACcagcaaaaaaacaaaaaagaaaaaacgaaaaaaaaaaaagggcgaCAACATATATGCATGAAGACGAGGGGTTACAGGTTAGTCAGGTCACGTGGCTCACTCTTGTTCCTAAGCGCTAGCAGGTTCTGTGGTCATTTGGGGAATAACAGAGGTTGGTGGCAGACTGGTGAAATTGCTTTTACAGCTTCCCTCTAAACCCTCTCCTTCCTATTCCTGTTAAATCCTTTTCCCACTTTGAACCCAACCCATGAAACTATATATTTTAGAGAGagatatattgaaatttgaaggagATAAAGATTGAGGAACCGTGTAGGTAATAGCTATCAATGGCATGGACCCGTTTTTGTCTGCCATCATCTTTCAATGATTTTGCACTGTAACTGAGAATTTCCTCCGCCTAGCTAGATATATTGCCGGGACAATCGAATTAACAGGCGGTTTTCAATCAAACAGGTGCTTTaagatttctttttatatggGTGGAGGCAGGCAAATATTATTAGAACATATGAATTCTCACTAGCACAACATCTTTCTGTTTTCCTGATCTTTTGAATTCTTTGGGGTTGTTCTCAATGGCTGGAATGCTTCCTGGAGTTGAATGTGCTCGAAGGAGACGGTTCCATCAGAGTGGAGCTTGCTCAGATTCACCTAGTACTGTGGCAGCACTCTGCGGGACAAGAAGGTCCTCATTTTGCTTGTACAGAAGCAATCATGAACCCCAGCATACCTCTACCTCTTCACAGGTACATGTAgcactctttctctctcaaatctttcacttttttttcagGTGAGAATTCTTATTTACTCATGTTttggaattcttttttttttttttttaaacagaacaGAAGTTTATTGAACCATGTATACCGGGATGAAAATCTAGCAGAAGTAGCCAGAGAAGCCAAGGAAAGATTAGATGAAAGGTTGAGAACACAAAGaaaatcaaaaaccaaaaggTAGCTTTTATATATGGTCTTTCTGTAAACTAATTAATTAGCTCTTGATTCCAGAATCCTCAACCCCGATATTTAATCGAAGttaatgttttattttcattttctattttttgtgatCGATCTTGGGATACAGCACAGAGAGCTTAAGGTGTATTGAGGGCAGATCTTTAGTACTAGGGGAGTTGAATACAGAGATGTTTGGGTTCAAGAAGGGTAGGTCAAGGAGGTTCAGTTGGGCCAAGTTGAGGTGGAAGGTTTCGGACCAAGACGAGTGTGCTGTTTGCCTAGAAGAGTTGAAAGGCGTTGAGAACCTGGTGCACCTGCCTTGTGCTCATCGGTTTCATGAGAAATGTTTGGTGCCATGGCTAGAGAACAATGCCCATTGCCCATGTTGCAGAATGGGGATAACCTCCTCTCAGTAACTTGTAAATATTAGTACCTTTTTCATTTGATTGTAACCCATGAGTGTGAACATTTATGTGATTATTGCTTGTATATTTGTTGATGTTCAACATCAATCCCTAAAGATTCATGATCATGCGTCTCATCTATTAATTGATCTTCAAAACATCCCTAGAGTTGGGTTTGAATAGATGAATTTGGATTTGTTAAAGTACTTTCAACATCCCTAAAGGTCATTCTCTTGCACCAGAAGTTTGATTAGATCGATCATGCTTTTGGCATTTTTAATGAGAAAACCAACAAGGCTTCTACTATCCTGAATTACTGGTTTTTTAGGCTCTAATTTGTTAATTGTTTATTGACAGAATATAGGAAATTTTTGGACGAAACAACCAAAGTTGTTTTTGTCATGATACAAATTTGGTTCTTCCTTGGCAAGGAAAGCCAGAAGTTGTCATTATTATCTCTTAAGATTGTGATAAAAACAATAGCTAGAAAGGGATGCAGATTGCTGAACAGAAGTGACAGACTTGGGCTAACCGCAAGAAATTGCATGGCCTTGCTTTGCTCGTCTTGTTTTGTAAGTTTATGTGACTGATCTTCGAGATTTATATGTCTGCAtcgaccatatatatatatatatatatatatgtatgtatgtatgtatatatagacacataaatatatattcagtGCCAAGTAATTGAGAAGCAGTGACTCCAAAATGACATCACATGCATGCAGCAGCTTCAAGTTATTATATCCAgggacaaaatatatatataaaggtctCAATTCATTGAATATGAAAGCCTCGAGTGGCCGTACTGATCAAATTCAGATCattcatcaacaaaatattttaactttattataaataaattatagttTTGATAATGTGAAATTCGAAGTATATATGAATGCTGTCCATTGTATCATTGATTAATGCTGGACAActgacaaataatatatatgaatgttAGAAGAGATAAAGAGATAATATATAGCTGTGGAAGGCTAATATTAGTTGATTCATTCCTTGTAGAAGCATCGAGCAAGCAAGTGATTCTGACTGAACCAGAGATCGCTGTCAGCATCCATTATTCTTTTGACCCCACTTGAAAAGTTGCAGCTCAAATAATGCACCACGTTTGCCTGTAAAGTGGGCCAATATGCATAATGCTATTCTGGTGGCATGTTGAAgaaatatttaagtaaattaTCTTGTCATGCATTAATCAATTTGCATGAGGATGATAGTGTCATCCAACTGCAGCAACTGCAGGGTTGCTGCATCTACAAGGACTACATCTTTTTTTACGACCTGCATTAATATTTCACATAACTTATGTGACAGTGGAATGTCATTTTTTGGCACTTAGAATTAACATGGAACAACCCTATATAAAATATTGGAAAGATGATTATTAGTGGAACTGGGGTTACCAATATCTGTGCGTTTGTCCTTGAAAGCACAGAAAAAGTAGaggttaaggaaaaaaaaaatggcataatATTATTGGTGATCTGCTTGACCTCCACGCATATTGTTTTGTCTTTTGTCTATGGGTAATAGGTATTGAAGTGGAAGTTTGAAACCATCTTTGACAATTTGCCTTTATTTGTCAATTAATGTTTAATTAATTGTATGGTTGCCAAAACATGATAGGTACAAGAAAATTTCAGCAAAATTACAGTAACAATAACAAATTTAGCACAAAGgtattttaaaagagaaataatatttacaatcgtaAGTGTGTAAATAACGTATATTcactttaaaaaagtgaataaacaAGAGTtctacatgaaaagaaatttttttttaataatggatctaattttttttttaaaatgactgcaCAATACTTACACACTCCACAATTATACGTAACATTATTAATCTTAaacagaaaaaatctatttacaaacGAACTAACTAACACGCTAAACATGTTGCTGATGTGAAAGCCGGCCTACATCTATGTTTTAACTTTTCTAATAATTATAAGGGATCTTATAGAAAAGTAACCGAGTGTGGAGGAGTTAGGCCAAAACTTAGCTAAAAGTGGCTTTGCCTAACATCTGAAGCTAATTCTCAATCCACATATGGGTGGCAATCCCAATTTCATTGAATGGGCATAAAACGACGCCGTATCATATGCAGCCTTCAATGATTGTGACCACACCCCCCACCTTGTTTGAGCCTGTTGAACTTGCTCATCCTCCCCCGCAACGGCTAGTTTCTTGTGACCGTTAAGACCAACCCAAATTCAAAATCTGAAACCGATACCCCCCCAAGCACACACTTACACTAAACAACACAGAGACGAAGAAAATCCTCCATCTTCTTCCAAATACAAATACCCCAAAATCGacacacaaaaaagaaaatccaaaagaaaaagaaaatcacaaagGAATTCAATTCCCAGCTAAAAATCTCCAGTCTTTGTTTGACACAGTAAAAAGCTCGCACACAAAAATGGTTTACTCCTACACGCCGACGTACTACTCCACTCTCCATGACTCAATCACCTCTCTGTGCAAGACCATCTTGCCACTCGGCCTCAAGAAGAGGTTGCAGCGCTTGCCGGCTTCTGATCGCAAGCTCTCCAAGCTGCAGTCGGATAATCTTAAGTGGCAGCAAGATTCTTTCCACCAGATGATGAACCTGATGGGTCTTCACAGGGAAGGGATTTTGGCTGAGACTGAGGTTTCCGCTTTTCGGACCCACTTGCTCGAGACCCTCATCGCTTCTCCCGTGGAACATGAGCAGCCGGTCGTATTAAGAGATAAATTGCTGTTCTTGCAGGTAAGTTTGTTAACCATCAGTTCCGATTACTGAGATAAATGgaaaacgatttttttttttttttaatctcgaaTTGCATGTTTTAGGAGCTTAGTTGGCTTATTTATACTCTTTCTGGGCATAACTCAACTACCAGGCTTCCTATTTATTAAGGATACTGTAATCAAAGACAATCAATCCTCACAAGAACAGATTATGTCCAACGGATAACTTGTCTATGTATGGAAGCTTGACTCGTGATTTATGCAGCATGTCATGCAATGATCcttgtttttatatttgtataattttgaTTCTGTCCATTTATACTCTCTGTAATATACGTTGTACACTTggtctatataaatgaaaggAGACTGCAAGGCTACGGAATGCAGAACATTTCCCAAATTGTGTTTCATCTTTTACTATTCAGCCTACGATTTCAAAGAGttgtagtttttcttttcatgggTTTTCCCTGAAACCAAAGGGGTTGTTTAGCCTTGAAATTTTGTTTTCTAGAGTAAATTGAAGATGTAAACTTCTctgtcctttattttttttcttccaggAACTTCTTTATGGGAAGTGCATTTCCTCAGAGGAATATCACGCTTCAAAGAGGCCGTTGTTGCAGAGACTGGCAGTTCAAGGAGCTGAAATCGAGGCTAGAGATGTAATTGCTGCGGGACCAACGGACCCAAAAGAGAGCTCAGAAGAAAAGTGGTCTGTTATTGACTTAAAGGATGAGAAATGCTTGCTAAACAAAGAGAATTCGAATTCTAAGAATAAATTGAAGCACGGGTCAACAGTGAAGCAGATCAAAGGAGTTGCCTCAGTGTTCAGCTTCTATAAACCCGGAAAGAGCAAAGAAGAGAAGAGCGTATTTGACTTGACAGCAGCACATTTAGGCTCGGCGGACTCAAAATTCTCTTCCCCTGCCTCTTCTAAGAATGAAATGCGGCATTCCAAAGAAAACCCATTTGGGGATAGCCATTTTCAGCATAAAGAAAGCGAAACAAGGTCGATTCTAATGCCTGAAAGCTTGCCAGTGGAGTCCGCGAAGAGGAAACCTTTTAAAACTCTGTTTCAGAGAGAGCAGATAGAAGGACATGGGAGTGGTGGTGATCATAATGATGCTGGTTATGAGGAGAGAGCTACAAAATCTGCAAAAAAACAATGGGGGTTTGAAAAGTTCAAGAAATGGAAGAAAAGTGACTCAGAGGAAGAGACAACTCCTCTGTCTCTCAATGGAAGATTAGACAGTGAGGCTTATTTGGAGTCTGGCCGGCTTGTTGCAAGCCCTATCGGGGAGGGTCCGGACACCAAGCTGATAAAAAAGAAGTTGCATTCGGATGGTTCTCCGTCTGATTTCTTCATAGATAAGGTCAAAAGTTAATGTTTCAAGAtccatttatttttgtgttgtgtagttggaataaattaaaagtttttttcCTGACATTGTATTTGGTTCATTTTGTTATGTAAAGGTTTTAGGAGACAAGATAAAGAAGGAGCTAACAAGAATCCAGACAGAGCTTTGCACCACAAACCCCAACCTCCAATTCTCGTAAGCATTTCTTTTGGGGCCGTTTCTGTGTGCTTGCGTTTGCAAGCTGACTTCAAAGTTGATACTTATGAAAGTTTGTCTTAAAAATATGCTGACTTTCTCATCTCTTGTGACTTTATCAGGAATGATCAAATTGAAGCAATTTCGACCAAGCTTCCTGTGGACAAGTCCGAACTGAAAAGTTTCTTTCCTAAGTAAGGCAACTTCTCTGTTCTCACCATCCATATGACTCTGAAAAATGTTCTTATTCATGTTGCTAAGACAGCTAACCAAAGATGCTATAAACCTAACTCAAGAGTAAATTAATTAATCGGACTGTAAGACCAATGAGGACAAAGAGTGTATTAATTTTCCTATTCTAATAAAAAGTGGAAGCTGCAAGACTTAAATCAAACTCAGATAATTATCATGCATAAGATCATAGGGTTACATACTCCCCATCTCACTCTCTAAaattctttcttgtttctttctGTTTTGGATGGTTTCGTCTGCTGAAGACCATGGTGTGACCGTTACGGTGATGTAGTATTGGATGTGGTGAAGAAAGAATTCAAAGATCATGTTGGAGAGATGGAAAATATGAGAAACGCCTCCAGAGAGAAACATGGCAACTCAATGCGATGGACAACATTTGAAGATGATGAGAACTGTCATCCAAATCTCTTTGCTCCTCATGACAATTCATTCCCTAGTGGTAGAAATGGGAGCAAGGGCCTCCATCAAACCAATCCCTTCTTTCAAGACCAAAATCCCTTCTGGACTCCAAGGCATGGCTCTTCTTTGCTGGATTAGATGAAAGCTTTACATTAGTTCTCTCTTTCTTGAGAGTACCGTTTCCATCGTGCTATAGGGAAACTTGTACCCTTTTCCGTCGTTAACTTGCATATTTGTCTTCTAAGAATTTGTTGGTGTATGAACCCCATGAAATTTTTTCAAGGAAATTTAAATGCTTTGTGCCGTAAGTCTTTAGGGATATTGTTTGAAGACGTTACGTCACCAACTTGGTTACTTTTTCCGTGGGCGGTGGGTGGTCTCCACAGCTAGCTACTAGAGTTTTAGAATGGATTGATCCCATTGATCACAtatatcatagattcataaagttctacaaaaccaaaaatcacGAGGACAAGATGCctcaagaaatggaaaaataacAGGAAATTCTGATACATGTCAATTTTATAAGGAACCGTGTGAATACACATTTCATGAGTGGGGAGTGTTCATCACTATTTACAAGATATGTACAATTCTATCAAAGGGAAGGGATTTCTGAATGAGATACAGATGCTTCTGCGACCTCACGAACATCTCCTCTACACAGTGGACATACCCTGCAGAACAACAATAAGGAGAAGGTGGAAGAAAGGGcatcagggaaaaaaaaaatagaagtgaTTATTATACGAATAAAGGACAATAAGACATGATCAATTACAATACCCGTGTATCTCTTTTAGCCATTTATCAACGCAAGACATATGATACTCATGATGACAGGGAAGAACTCGGATTTTGTCCCCTTCCTCGTACTCAGCAAGGCAAATGTAACACCTACCAATTTAATTAGTATCATTAATAACTGAAATATCAACCACAAACACGTACAATAAATAAGCACCCTTATGATAAAGCAGTATAATAGGGGCAAACGCTTTATATGAATCATTACAAACATATGGACACACAAAGACACAAGCACTCTCATGCGTGCACAAGCAATGCACATGATGGTTCATTTAATTTATCTACACAAgcatttatttagttattttgaTAAGTACTCTACTTAAGCATTTATATCTAACCAAAACTGATAAAAGAGACATACTGTTCTACATCTTCACTGGCCCCAGAGGCTTCAACCTTTTTGTGACTCTTGAGAGGGAAAGAGTTGACGACTGATTCAGGTGCCGGGAGTGAGACCATAGATAGGGAAAGTGACACAGGTTGGCGATGGATTTCATCCAATACCTGCAAatcatacattaaaataaaactaagttaCCAAGTTAATTGCTAGAGTTCTACAGATGTGATCAACATCCAATGCTCCAATGGCAAAACgaatagataattttttttatgggtatgTAAAACTCACACACCCACACAGGATTGATCCCATGACGTCACTCTTCACCCATTATGGAGAAAAGAGATGCTGCTTGGCACAAGGCCAGATGGATCATTGGCAAGTACATAGAAATGATTTTAATTGAATAGCCATGTAACAAGAAAAAGTTAATTGTGGATCACAAGATAAGTTAATTGTGGTTGGCATTCCAACAAAAAATAAGTTATGGTTAAAACAGGAGTATAGCCACCCATaatcaaacaaaaaacagaATGACATCGGTATCAAATGAAAAACAATAGAAAAACTAATAGGAAGTTAATAAAATGGGGAAGGATCAAACCTAACGTTAAGTTCGACCATCAATGAATCAAACCTCACCTTTAACTTGATAGATCTTCCAACGTCTCCACATAATGGCCATAGCATTACCCAACAGAAACATTGGATCAAGATAGAAGTTTTTCCAAAAATTAGCTTTTAAGTGTTTAAAAAGCTATATGAAGCATTGTGAAATATAGAACCCTTAACTTTCCCCAGTTTATATATTGGAATAA
This is a stretch of genomic DNA from Carya illinoinensis cultivar Pawnee chromosome 15, C.illinoinensisPawnee_v1, whole genome shotgun sequence. It encodes these proteins:
- the LOC122295626 gene encoding probable E3 ubiquitin-protein ligase RHY1A, producing MAGMLPGVECARRRRFHQSGACSDSPSTVAALCGTRRSSFCLYRSNHEPQHTSTSSQNRSLLNHVYRDENLAEVAREAKERLDERLRTQRKSKTKSTESLRCIEGRSLVLGELNTEMFGFKKGRSRRFSWAKLRWKVSDQDECAVCLEELKGVENLVHLPCAHRFHEKCLVPWLENNAHCPCCRMGITSSQ
- the LOC122295629 gene encoding uncharacterized protein LOC122295629, giving the protein MVYSYTPTYYSTLHDSITSLCKTILPLGLKKRLQRLPASDRKLSKLQSDNLKWQQDSFHQMMNLMGLHREGILAETEVSAFRTHLLETLIASPVEHEQPVVLRDKLLFLQELLYGKCISSEEYHASKRPLLQRLAVQGAEIEARDVIAAGPTDPKESSEEKWSVIDLKDEKCLLNKENSNSKNKLKHGSTVKQIKGVASVFSFYKPGKSKEEKSVFDLTAAHLGSADSKFSSPASSKNEMRHSKENPFGDSHFQHKESETRSILMPESLPVESAKRKPFKTLFQREQIEGHGSGGDHNDAGYEERATKSAKKQWGFEKFKKWKKSDSEEETTPLSLNGRLDSEAYLESGRLVASPIGEGPDTKLIKKKLHSDGSPSDFFIDKVLGDKIKKELTRIQTELCTTNPNLQFSNDQIEAISTKLPVDKSELKSFFPKPWCDRYGDVVLDVVKKEFKDHVGEMENMRNASREKHGNSMRWTTFEDDENCHPNLFAPHDNSFPSGRNGSKGLHQTNPFFQDQNPFWTPRHGSSLLD